Proteins from a single region of Antechinus flavipes isolate AdamAnt ecotype Samford, QLD, Australia chromosome 2, AdamAnt_v2, whole genome shotgun sequence:
- the TTC32 gene encoding tetratricopeptide repeat protein 32 isoform X2 → MDGEPPLSGDGALVEAHAHFLRGEHDEAEALYSAYIRQCACADGGTRTAPQGSPEDLATAYNNRGQIKYLRVDFYEAVDDYTAAIAARPHYEIPYYNRGLIFYRMGQFDEALEDFQKVLDLNPGFQDATLSLKQTLLDKEEKQKRNY, encoded by the exons ATGGATGGGGAGCCGCCACTCAGCGGCGATGGGGCCCTGGTCGAGGCCCACGCGCACTTCTTGAGGGGCGAACACGACGAGGCCGAGGCACTCTATTCGGCCTACATTCGTCAGTGCGCCTGCGCAGACGGGGGAACGCGCACTGCCCC CCAAGGCTCCCCGGAGGACCTGGCCACTGCCTACAACAACAGGGGCCAGATCAAATACCTTCGGGTGGACTTTTACGAAGCCGTGGACGATTACACAGCCGCCATCGCCGCCCGGCCCCACTACGAGATCCCCTATTACAACCGAGGCCTGATATTTTACAGGATGG GACAGTTTGACGAAGCTTTGGAAGATTTCCAGAAAGTGTTAGACTTGAATCCCGGCTTTCAAGATGCTACGCTGAGCTTAAAACAGACACTtttagataaggaagaaaaacaaaagaggaattattaa
- the TTC32 gene encoding tetratricopeptide repeat protein 32 isoform X5 — protein MDGEPPLSGDGALVEAHAHFLRGEHDEAEALYSAYIRQCACADGGTRTAPPSSAPSVCSVAAIDLVPSAPRKRSVEIIQGSPEDLATAYNNRGQIKYLRVDFYEAVDDYTAAIAARPHYEIPYYNRGLIFYRMV, from the exons ATGGATGGGGAGCCGCCACTCAGCGGCGATGGGGCCCTGGTCGAGGCCCACGCGCACTTCTTGAGGGGCGAACACGACGAGGCCGAGGCACTCTATTCGGCCTACATTCGTCAGTGCGCCTGCGCAGACGGGGGAACGCGCACTGCCCC CCCCTCCTCCGCACCGAGTGTTTGTTCCGTGGCCGCCATAGACTTAGTGCcctctgcacccagaaaaagaagcGTGGAGATCAT CCAAGGCTCCCCGGAGGACCTGGCCACTGCCTACAACAACAGGGGCCAGATCAAATACCTTCGGGTGGACTTTTACGAAGCCGTGGACGATTACACAGCCGCCATCGCCGCCCGGCCCCACTACGAGATCCCCTATTACAACCGAGGCCTGATATTTTACAGGATGG TTTGA
- the TTC32 gene encoding tetratricopeptide repeat protein 32 isoform X4 codes for MDGEPPLSGDGALVEAHAHFLRGEHDEAEALYSAYIRQCACADGGTRTAPPSSAPSVCSVAAIDLVPSAPRKRSVEIMLPGGPGHCLQQQGPDQIPSGGLLRSRGRLHSRHRRPAPLRDPLLQPRPDILQDGLTKLWKISRKC; via the exons ATGGATGGGGAGCCGCCACTCAGCGGCGATGGGGCCCTGGTCGAGGCCCACGCGCACTTCTTGAGGGGCGAACACGACGAGGCCGAGGCACTCTATTCGGCCTACATTCGTCAGTGCGCCTGCGCAGACGGGGGAACGCGCACTGCCCC CCCCTCCTCCGCACCGAGTGTTTGTTCCGTGGCCGCCATAGACTTAGTGCcctctgcacccagaaaaagaagcGTGGAGATCAT GCTCCCCGGAGGACCTGGCCACTGCCTACAACAACAGGGGCCAGATCAAATACCTTCGGGTGGACTTTTACGAAGCCGTGGACGATTACACAGCCGCCATCGCCGCCCGGCCCCACTACGAGATCCCCTATTACAACCGAGGCCTGATATTTTACAGGATGG TTTGACGAAGCTTTGGAAGATTTCCAGAAAGTGTTAG
- the TTC32 gene encoding tetratricopeptide repeat protein 32 isoform X3, with protein sequence MDGEPPLSGDGALVEAHAHFLRGEHDEAEALYSAYIRQCACADGGTRTAPPSSAPSVCSVAAIDLVPSAPRKRSVEIIQGSPEDLATAYNNRGQIKYLRVDFYEAVDDYTAAIAARPHYEIPYYNRGLIFYRMGEEALGSLRTV encoded by the exons ATGGATGGGGAGCCGCCACTCAGCGGCGATGGGGCCCTGGTCGAGGCCCACGCGCACTTCTTGAGGGGCGAACACGACGAGGCCGAGGCACTCTATTCGGCCTACATTCGTCAGTGCGCCTGCGCAGACGGGGGAACGCGCACTGCCCC CCCCTCCTCCGCACCGAGTGTTTGTTCCGTGGCCGCCATAGACTTAGTGCcctctgcacccagaaaaagaagcGTGGAGATCAT CCAAGGCTCCCCGGAGGACCTGGCCACTGCCTACAACAACAGGGGCCAGATCAAATACCTTCGGGTGGACTTTTACGAAGCCGTGGACGATTACACAGCCGCCATCGCCGCCCGGCCCCACTACGAGATCCCCTATTACAACCGAGGCCTGATATTTTACAGGATGGGTGAGGAGGCGCTTGGTTCGCTAAG GACAGTTTGA
- the TTC32 gene encoding tetratricopeptide repeat protein 32 isoform X1 gives MDGEPPLSGDGALVEAHAHFLRGEHDEAEALYSAYIRQCACADGGTRTAPPSSAPSVCSVAAIDLVPSAPRKRSVEIIQGSPEDLATAYNNRGQIKYLRVDFYEAVDDYTAAIAARPHYEIPYYNRGLIFYRMGQFDEALEDFQKVLDLNPGFQDATLSLKQTLLDKEEKQKRNY, from the exons ATGGATGGGGAGCCGCCACTCAGCGGCGATGGGGCCCTGGTCGAGGCCCACGCGCACTTCTTGAGGGGCGAACACGACGAGGCCGAGGCACTCTATTCGGCCTACATTCGTCAGTGCGCCTGCGCAGACGGGGGAACGCGCACTGCCCC CCCCTCCTCCGCACCGAGTGTTTGTTCCGTGGCCGCCATAGACTTAGTGCcctctgcacccagaaaaagaagcGTGGAGATCAT CCAAGGCTCCCCGGAGGACCTGGCCACTGCCTACAACAACAGGGGCCAGATCAAATACCTTCGGGTGGACTTTTACGAAGCCGTGGACGATTACACAGCCGCCATCGCCGCCCGGCCCCACTACGAGATCCCCTATTACAACCGAGGCCTGATATTTTACAGGATGG GACAGTTTGACGAAGCTTTGGAAGATTTCCAGAAAGTGTTAGACTTGAATCCCGGCTTTCAAGATGCTACGCTGAGCTTAAAACAGACACTtttagataaggaagaaaaacaaaagaggaattattaa